In Mercenaria mercenaria strain notata chromosome 13, MADL_Memer_1, whole genome shotgun sequence, the DNA window ACATTGTTGTTCAAGAAATGTAATGCATTTCAAAGTAGGGATCGTCcatggccgagtagttaaggacgctgacttcaaatcacctgccccttaccgacgtgggttcgagcctcgctctgggcgttgaattcttcatgcgaggaagccaactagtcttcctccaccagcaaaagctagaaagtcgcagTATGACCTATAGGTGTGTCAAtgtgacgtttaacccaacaaaaaaatcaaagtatttttCCAGTAGAGAACCTGGAATGGTTTGTAATTCACCTAAGTTATAAAATGCTAGCATTTGTGAAGTGACGTCACGTATGTTAGACTGTGACATCATTAATAATCTGCCACTGATACAGCACAAAAGTGCAAAATATATTGTCATTCTGTAAATGATTTCGTGCTTTTTATAAAGGACAATATTTTTGTAAGCTTTAAAAATAGCCGCGAAACCATCGCTTACTAAATATCGTGAAAGCCGGTAATATGGCGCGGCCGGTAATATGGCGCAAATGACGTTGCCGTTGAAAATACGTGCAAAATACGCGGGACGTTGACGTTTTTGCAGCACCTGTTGAATAAAAACACGTTCTGTGATGTAACCATGTCGCTGCGCAAGAACAGTCGGCCATAGAAATTTTTAACAACTGTTTGTTTACACTTACTGCAACTTTAGACTCATTATCCAACACAACAGTCCTTGTATAGGTAGGTATTTAACACCCTATCGGCCGTTTCCAGCTGCAGTATAAAAATGTTCTATCCACAATCGGCCATTTTGACGCTTGTACACAGCAACTATTTACGTCATATATGTCATATTGGTATATCGCTACTATTTACACGTATAACGGCTGTTTTTGATCTGCggtatttatgataaataaagatgataaataatgtgtttttgtcttttcttttttttagattgAAGATATGTCTAAGCGACGTACATATTCGAGTGATGCCGTTTTTGCAGCTGTAGATTttgcaaaagaaaacaagaacttTTCTGTAAGAAAAATTGCAAGGGAATTCGGAGTCCCTGAAACGACGTTGCGTAACAAAATTAATGGAAAATTTGGAGTAAAAGTATCGCTTGGAAGGCCTCCAGTAATAAATTTCCCTCTAGAACAAAAGCTTGCAGACCACTGTGCATTTATGGCACAAATGGGTTACGGTTACACAAAATGGCAAGTTTTAGATATAGCTATGGAGTTAGCAAAGGCTTTGGGAGTCTCCGATAAATTTAGAAATGACAAACCAAGTAAGCATTGGTTTAACGGATTCGTAAACAGATTCCCCCACATGATCATGAGAAAACCCCAAAAGCTAGAGAGAGTGAGAGCACTGTGTGTGTCTCCATCTACAGTAGATGCTTACTATAAAGAACTGAAATCAACTTTAGTAGAAGTTGACTTATTTGACAAACCCTCCCGAGTCTGGAATATTGATGAAACAGGTATTACATGTGATTACAATCCACCTAAAATTCTTGCGTCCAGATACACCCGAGTCAACGCAGTAACATCTGGTAAGTCACCAACTACTACTGTAATCGCCTGTGGGAATGCGATAGGTCACAGATTACCACCTTATGTAATATATAAAGGTGAACGTCTTTGCAAAGAACTTGTTTCTGATGGTCTTCCTGACACTAAATATACAACCTCAGCCACAGGTTGGTCTAACAGTGAAACATTTCTTGATTTCTTTAAGAATCATTTCTTAAAGTACGTCAATCCCCCAGCTATAGTACTGTATGATGGGCATTTGACGCACATTACCTTTGATGTCATTAAAGAGGCAAGACTCgttggaattcatatatttgtgTTACCTCCCCACAGCAGCCACATCTTACAGCCATTGGATGTTGGTGTTTTCAGTCCGTTTAAGAGGACATTTAGTGCTCTTTGTCATGAGTATGTAGACAACAATATCAATAAAGTAATAACAAGGTACCAGCTTCCTAAATTAATTGGCAAATCATACGACAAGGCACTATCTCCAGGTAATCTACAAAGTGCTTTCAGAACTGCTGGCATCTACCCTTTCAATCCTCAAGCAGTGATTGATAAACTGCCAAAGAAAACAGCAGATTTAGATGAGAACACGAAAACACTCTCGAGAAAGGAAAGACGGGAAGTAAATGAGGTGAAACAGATGTTTATCGAGAAGGAAAGAAAAATTGAACTTCAGAAATCAGAAGAGACACCTGTAAAACAAGATAAATCTAAACAAGAGAACACGTCAAGGAGGTTATTTATACCAAAGTGTGGAAAAGCTGTCACGTGTGATGATTTCTTCAGTTTAGTACAAGAGAAGAAAGAATTCGAGGACCAGAAAAcaaaagaacttgaagaaaagaAGAACAAGAAACTTGAGAAAGAACGAAGAAAAGATCTGGATGAAAAGAAAAGTGCCAAAAAGTCAGTGAAAAAGCAGAAACAGAACAGCAGAAAACGATCAGCTGAAACAGACAGATGTGATCAGGCAAATGAAAGTACCAACCctcataaaagaaattgtgtaGAAGGAATAAGTCAAGAGGCTGGACCTAGTGGATTTTCAAAGGTTATAG includes these proteins:
- the LOC123555205 gene encoding uncharacterized protein LOC123555205, with product MARPIEDMSKRRTYSSDAVFAAVDFAKENKNFSVRKIAREFGVPETTLRNKINGKFGVKVSLGRPPVINFPLEQKLADHCAFMAQMGYGYTKWQVLDIAMELAKALGVSDKFRNDKPSKHWFNGFVNRFPHMIMRKPQKLERVRALCVSPSTVDAYYKELKSTLVEVDLFDKPSRVWNIDETGITCDYNPPKILASRYTRVNAVTSGKSPTTTVIACGNAIGHRLPPYVIYKGERLCKELVSDGLPDTKYTTSATGWSNSETFLDFFKNHFLKYVNPPAIVLYDGHLTHITFDVIKEARLVGIHIFVLPPHSSHILQPLDVGVFSPFKRTFSALCHEYVDNNINKVITRYQLPKLIGKSYDKALSPGNLQSAFRTAGIYPFNPQAVIDKLPKKTADLDENTKTLSRKERREVNEVKQMFIEKERKIELQKSEETPVKQDKSKQENTSRRLFIPKCGKAVTCDDFFSLVQEKKEFEDQKTKELEEKKNKKLEKERRKDLDEKKSAKKSVKKQKQNSRKRSAETDRCDQANESTNPHKRNCVEGISQEAGPSGFSKVIVDSKILEDELEDTEVCLFTFTDWFDSSGRNGLFRELRKNCLLSPRRYNGYNHVKLSADFDFIRASHKWTAWKDGLHLSGVGPSACGMPALLSRYPSMHTGTASVLFYNKRAEYLS